The Plutella xylostella chromosome 30, ilPluXylo3.1, whole genome shotgun sequence genome contains a region encoding:
- the LOC119694739 gene encoding uncharacterized protein LOC119694739, producing the protein MSDKNRDEDGSTTPRRSRRRRRRSTSSEAEAEATNNGSNTPKRSRRRRHRRSTSSEAEEVTTKKTKSTEGLTAEDLLKIISALQNNSSKNTSSTNVVPEFDPDNKSQDVQRWLKKVNECSVIYGWDEKQTIHYALQKLCGLAKRWYEALPSLDFSWEEWQAKLTKAFPNDVNYGKILEEMLNRKSRTDETLRDYFYDKLTLLSRCEIVGRKAVDCIIYGLADSAIRNGAQALKCEEPEDLLNYLASQQPSQLKDLRGNAAVGFTKRRDFRSSSNNQSRTSTSGRQVFL; encoded by the exons ATGTCGGATAAAAAcc GTGATGAAGATGGCAGTACTACACCTAGGCGCTCTAGACGTCGTCGAAGGAGGTCGACGTCTAGTGAGGCTGAGGCAGAAGCTACCAATAATGGAAGTAACACACCCAAGCGCTCTAGACGTCGTCGCCACAGGAGGTCGACGTCTAGTGAGGCTGAGGAAGTAACCACCAAGAAGACCAAGTCTACCGAAGGACTGACAGCCGAAGATTTATTGAAGATAATATCTGCACTGCAAAATAATTCAAGTAAGAATACTTCAAGTACTAATGTTGTACCAGAATTTGACCCCGATAATAAATCTCAGGATGTGCAAAGATGGCTGAAAAAGGTTAACGAATGTTCAGTTATCTACGGTTGGGATGAAAAGCAAACGATTCATTATGCGTTACAGAAATTATGTGGATTAGCCAAACGGTGGTATGAAGCTTTACCATCATTAGATTTTTCATGGGAGGAATGGCAGGCTAAGTTAACTAAAGCATTCCCCAATGATGTTAACTATGGTAAAATACTCGAGGAAATGTTAAACCGAAAATCTCGCACTGATGAAACTCTCAGAGACTActtttatgataaattaaCATTGCTCAGCAGGTGCGAGATTGTCGGTCGAAAGGCAGTCGATTGTATTATTTACGGGCTAGCTGACAGTGCGATTAGGAATGGAGCTCAAGCTCTAAAATGCGAGGAACCCGAGGATCTATTAAACTATTTGGCGTCACAGCAACCATCGCAATTGAAAGACTTGAGGGGCAATGCTGCAGTCGGTTTTACCAAAAGGCGTGATTTTCGTTCAAGCAGTAATAATCAAAGTAGAACCTCAACCTCTGGCAG ACAAGTTTTCCTCTGA